A single window of Treponema denticola ATCC 35405 DNA harbors:
- a CDS encoding Rpn family recombination-promoting nuclease/putative transposase: MIKRFEDLTLQDDFMFCKVMQNPDLCKRLIEMILSDTIGKITYISIQHNIKNYEQAKSVRFDVLVQTENGKFYDIEMQVSNEKNTPKRMRFYQAAIDISFLDKGNSYNNLNDSFIIFICTFDAIGKNRPIYIFENICIEDKNISLQDRTKKVIINSEAFENTEDKELKEFLEYLKTGKAKSEFTREIEAMIQTIKQNEQARQEYRLMSTFEMDIKDSVKRETAKLMKQKNFDIALIKEITGLPETEIEEL; the protein is encoded by the coding sequence ATGATAAAAAGATTTGAAGATTTGACTTTACAAGACGATTTTATGTTTTGTAAAGTTATGCAAAATCCGGATTTATGCAAAAGACTAATCGAAATGATACTATCCGATACAATAGGTAAAATTACATATATTTCGATACAGCATAATATTAAAAACTATGAACAGGCAAAGTCAGTGAGATTTGATGTTTTAGTACAGACAGAGAACGGTAAATTTTATGATATTGAAATGCAGGTAAGTAATGAGAAGAATACCCCCAAAAGAATGAGGTTTTACCAAGCAGCCATCGATATTTCGTTCTTGGATAAGGGCAATTCCTATAATAATTTAAACGACAGCTTTATAATTTTTATCTGCACTTTTGATGCTATCGGTAAAAATAGACCTATTTATATCTTTGAAAACATCTGCATTGAAGATAAAAATATATCTTTACAAGACAGAACAAAAAAGGTTATAATAAACTCAGAGGCTTTTGAAAATACCGAAGACAAAGAATTAAAAGAGTTTTTAGAATACCTTAAAACAGGTAAAGCAAAAAGCGAATTTACAAGGGAGATAGAGGCTATGATACAAACAATAAAACAAAACGAACAAGCAAGACAAGAATATAGATTAATGTCAACTTTTGAGATGGATATTAAGGATAGTGTTAAGCGGGAGACAGCAAAACTTATGAAACAAAAAAACTTTGATATAGCTTTAATTAAAGAAATAACGGGACTTCCAGAAACTGAAATTGAGGAACTGTAA